In bacterium, one genomic interval encodes:
- a CDS encoding flagellar hook-basal body complex protein: MSFSSFYTGLTGLKAHSVALNVIGNNLANVDTVGFKASRVSFSELFSSAGGFGVNGAGVPHQVGSGVQLGAVQQLFAQGSLQTSDVTTDMAIQGNGFFALKTSDGAPVYSRSGNFSFNSDGYLVDPNGYRVQGYTSRNSAGDIVATGDVTDIQIPTGVTAPPQASSYFQVNMNLNSAAAVDNPLTTSTNESEVFSTGVTVYDALGAEHNMTMLFTPVDTNGDGHLDQWKYEARIPTTDIAPPSGGWPSGTADYQAVASGTVSFDSNGRLSSPSGNVEITIPSYANGAAGQSVEWRLFDPNAAEVPTRASVTGSGAIPAGGLAAAESLTVTVNGTATTVALASGDTASDIVSKINTALGGSAGAYAFIDGGNRIGIASSSFGPGQSLSVTSTGAGTGLNGLSGSGGTGMPTVVTGYASSSAVNNLGQDGYGMGRLQSLAVDTSGVVSGVFTNGQTIGLAQVAVASFNAPEGLLRLGNNAYQASIGSGPAALGAANSGGRGKIASRSLELSNVDITDEFTQLIITERGYQANSRVITTTDTVMQEALRLKQ; this comes from the coding sequence ATGTCGTTCAGCTCGTTCTACACCGGTCTCACGGGCCTCAAGGCCCATTCCGTGGCCCTCAACGTGATCGGCAACAACCTCGCCAACGTGGACACCGTCGGCTTCAAGGCCAGCCGCGTCAGCTTCTCCGAGCTCTTCTCCTCGGCGGGCGGCTTCGGGGTCAACGGCGCCGGCGTCCCGCACCAGGTCGGTTCCGGCGTGCAGCTCGGCGCGGTCCAGCAGCTCTTCGCCCAGGGCTCGCTGCAGACCTCCGACGTGACGACCGACATGGCGATCCAGGGGAACGGCTTCTTCGCGCTCAAGACGTCCGACGGCGCGCCGGTCTACAGCCGCTCCGGCAACTTCTCCTTCAACTCCGACGGCTACCTCGTCGATCCGAACGGCTACCGCGTGCAGGGCTACACCAGCCGCAATTCGGCCGGCGACATCGTGGCGACCGGCGACGTGACCGACATCCAGATCCCGACCGGCGTGACCGCGCCGCCGCAGGCGTCGAGCTACTTCCAGGTCAACATGAACCTCAACTCGGCCGCGGCGGTGGACAACCCGCTCACCACCTCGACCAACGAGTCCGAGGTCTTCTCGACCGGCGTCACGGTGTACGACGCGCTCGGCGCCGAGCACAACATGACCATGCTCTTCACGCCGGTGGACACGAACGGCGACGGCCACCTCGACCAGTGGAAGTACGAAGCGCGGATCCCGACCACCGACATCGCGCCCCCGTCCGGCGGCTGGCCGTCGGGCACCGCGGACTACCAGGCGGTCGCCTCCGGGACGGTGAGCTTCGACAGCAACGGACGCCTCTCGTCCCCCAGCGGGAACGTCGAGATCACGATCCCGTCCTACGCGAACGGCGCGGCGGGACAGAGCGTCGAATGGCGGCTGTTCGACCCGAACGCCGCGGAAGTGCCGACCCGCGCGTCGGTCACCGGTTCCGGCGCGATTCCCGCCGGCGGCCTCGCCGCGGCCGAATCGTTGACCGTCACCGTGAACGGCACGGCGACCACGGTCGCGCTCGCCTCCGGCGACACCGCCTCCGACATCGTCTCGAAGATCAACACCGCCCTCGGCGGCTCGGCCGGCGCCTACGCCTTCATCGACGGCGGCAACCGGATCGGGATCGCCAGCAGCTCCTTCGGCCCCGGGCAGAGCCTCTCCGTGACCAGCACCGGCGCGGGGACCGGCCTCAACGGCCTCAGCGGCAGCGGCGGGACCGGCATGCCGACGGTCGTGACCGGCTACGCCTCCTCCTCGGCGGTCAACAACCTCGGCCAGGACGGGTACGGCATGGGCCGCCTGCAGTCGCTGGCCGTGGACACCTCGGGCGTCGTGAGCGGCGTCTTCACCAACGGGCAGACGATCGGCCTGGCGCAGGTGGCCGTGGCCTCGTTCAACGCCCCGGAAGGGCTGCTGCGGCTGGGCAACAACGCCTACCAGGCCTCGATCGGTTCCGGCCCGGCGGCGCTCGGCGCGGCGAACTCCGGCGGCCGCGGCAAGATCGCCTCCCGCTCGCTGGAACTGTCGAACGTGGACATCACCGACGAGTTCACCCAGCTGATCATCACGGAGCGCGGCTACCAGGCGAACAGCCGCGTGATCACCACCACCGACACCGTGATGCAGGAAGCGCTGCGGCTCAAGCAGTAG
- a CDS encoding FliM/FliN family flagellar motor C-terminal domain-containing protein has protein sequence MAGPNNGNPDGGAGGGAPSWERVLAHGLPLTLAARLAAGRATIGSLRTLTAGTVLRLDTMVGEPSRLTVDDVVLATGEVVDIQGHLALRLTRLGRDDD, from the coding sequence ATGGCTGGTCCGAACAACGGGAATCCGGACGGCGGAGCGGGCGGCGGCGCGCCGTCGTGGGAGCGGGTGCTGGCCCATGGCCTGCCGCTGACGCTCGCCGCGCGTCTCGCCGCGGGGCGCGCCACGATCGGCTCGCTGCGGACGCTGACCGCCGGCACGGTCCTCCGGCTGGACACGATGGTCGGCGAGCCGTCGCGGCTGACGGTGGACGACGTCGTGCTGGCGACTGGCGAAGTCGTTGACATTCAAGGACATCTGGCGCTCCGCCTGACGCGTCTGGGGCGGGACGATGACTGA
- a CDS encoding flagellar biosynthetic protein FliO, producing MTDAGAGPGLLDGLRVLGALAFVVVLAYLLARLARRSGMVTGANRALRIVDRIAVARGSQLLLVEADGRRLLIGVAEKSVNLLTPLGPAAASETAEAGGEDEAEEADAAGFAPAAPPVPNTFAARLARRLVAGGRR from the coding sequence ATGACTGACGCCGGCGCCGGCCCCGGACTCCTCGACGGGCTGCGCGTCCTCGGCGCGCTGGCCTTCGTCGTCGTGCTGGCCTACCTCCTGGCCCGACTCGCCCGGCGCAGCGGCATGGTCACCGGGGCCAACCGGGCGCTGCGGATCGTCGATCGGATCGCGGTCGCCCGCGGGTCCCAGTTGCTTCTCGTCGAGGCGGACGGCCGGCGGCTCCTGATCGGGGTCGCGGAGAAGTCCGTCAATCTCCTGACGCCCCTCGGGCCGGCCGCGGCCAGCGAAACGGCCGAGGCCGGAGGCGAAGACGAGGCCGAAGAGGCCGACGCCGCCGGGTTCGCGCCCGCCGCGCCGCCGGTCCCGAACACCTTCGCCGCCCGGCTCGCCCGGCGGCTCGTCGCGGGGGGACGCCGGTGA
- the fliP gene encoding flagellar type III secretion system pore protein FliP (The bacterial flagellar biogenesis protein FliP forms a type III secretion system (T3SS)-type pore required for flagellar assembly.), whose product MTLRRLVVVLLLLALAAGTAAFAAPAKAAPAAPGTTLELKLADPSGPGGSSAMRIVLLMTILAVAPSIMLLMTCFVRIILALHFLRQALGTPQMPPNQVVVGLALFLTFFVMSPTVDRIYKEAWIPYEQGQMDITQGAQAASEPLKAFMLKNVREADVALFVKMAKMPRPHTAQELPLRVVVPAFVISELRVGFEIGFLLFLPFLVVDLVVSAVLLSMGMMMLPPQMVSLPFKLLLFVLVDGWGLLAGSLVAGFR is encoded by the coding sequence GTGACGCTGCGGCGCCTCGTCGTCGTCCTGCTGCTCCTGGCCCTCGCGGCCGGGACCGCCGCGTTCGCCGCGCCGGCCAAGGCCGCGCCGGCGGCGCCCGGGACGACCCTCGAGCTGAAGCTGGCCGACCCTTCGGGCCCCGGCGGCTCGTCGGCGATGCGGATCGTCCTGCTGATGACGATCCTCGCCGTGGCCCCCTCGATCATGCTCCTGATGACCTGCTTCGTGCGGATCATCCTCGCGCTGCACTTCCTGCGGCAGGCGCTCGGCACGCCGCAGATGCCGCCGAACCAGGTCGTCGTCGGCCTCGCCCTCTTCCTCACGTTCTTCGTCATGTCGCCGACGGTGGACCGGATCTACAAGGAAGCGTGGATCCCCTACGAGCAGGGGCAGATGGACATCACGCAGGGGGCGCAGGCGGCGTCCGAGCCGCTCAAGGCGTTCATGTTGAAGAACGTCCGCGAGGCGGACGTCGCGCTGTTCGTGAAGATGGCCAAGATGCCGCGCCCGCACACGGCCCAGGAACTGCCGCTGCGCGTCGTCGTCCCGGCCTTCGTGATCTCCGAGCTGCGGGTCGGCTTCGAGATCGGCTTCCTGCTCTTCCTGCCGTTCCTCGTCGTGGACTTGGTCGTCTCGGCGGTGCTGCTGTCGATGGGCATGATGATGCTCCCGCCGCAGATGGTCTCGTTGCCGTTCAAGTTGCTGCTCTTCGTGCTGGTGGACGGGTGGGGCCTGCTCGCGGGCTCGCTCGTCGCCGGCTTCCGCTGA